From the Methanobacterium sp. BAmetb5 genome, the window ACAAAGAATCCATATCCTACCTCATCTACCTGCTGTTCCTGGCCAGATTCCTGGAGAGAATTGCCGACCGTGCAGAAAACATTGGAGATAGAACCATCTTCATGATCACCTGTGAAAAAGATCAGTTTGCCATTGGAAAGAAACCAGAAGGGTAGGTTTAAGGTTTTTTAACACAAGACCATTTTAATGGTCTTTATTCTTATTTTTTGATTAAATTAGGAAACAGTTTTTTTTGGAACTTTGTTTTGGAACTTTTTTGGAACTTTGGAACTGAAAATTAAAGAACATTCAGGGGTAGGTTGGAAGAGTATTATCTTCCGTTTAATTATTTATAAAAAAAAGTGGAATCCAGAGAATAACGGTATTTTTATTCTGTTTAATATTTATTCTGTTTTTAAAGTTCCAGTCGCCCTGCGGGCAGCCCAGCACTGTATACAAACTCCTATGGGAAGACCGGCAGTGTGGGTGTCTGCGTATTCTATTTTAACATCCAGGGCGGTGGTTTTACCCCCTAAACCCATGGGGCCGATTCCCGTGGCATTAACCATTTCCAACATTTCTCTCTCCAAGTGGGCCATTCTCTCCTCGGGGTGGTGCTCTCCAACTTTCCGGAGAAGGGCTTTCTTGGCCAGTTTCAAGGCCATATCCGATGATCCACCAATTCCCACTCCTACCACGATGGGGGGGCACGGTTTTCCTCCGGCTGAGAGCACGGTGTCCAGGACAAACTGCTTAATTCCTTCCTCCCCTTCACCCGGGAGGGCCATTTTAAGGGCATTGTTGTTCTCGGAACCGAAACCCTTGGGGAAAATGGTAATTTCCAGTTCATCATTATCCACCAGTTCCAGGTCAATCAGGGGAATGAAACGGCCACTGTTGTTCCCGGTGTTCTGTCGGGTGAGTGGATCCACCACATTGGGGCGTAAGGGCACCTCACCAGTGGCTCTTTGCACACCCTTAACAATACCTTCCTTCAAATTTTCCACTTCCACCTTGCCCATCTTAACAAATACAATGGGGAGGCCGGTATCCTGGCAGAGGGGAATATTCATTTCTTCCGCGGCCTTTATATTATCTAAAATAGCTTTTAAATTTAAAAGAGCAGTCTCATCATCTTCAATTTTGAATGCATGTTCCAGGGCAT encodes:
- a CDS encoding fumarate hydratase, translated to MISQERVEEEICRLYKEAVIKLPEDVKNALEHAFKIEDDETALLNLKAILDNIKAAEEMNIPLCQDTGLPIVFVKMGKVEVENLKEGIVKGVQRATGEVPLRPNVVDPLTRQNTGNNSGRFIPLIDLELVDNDELEITIFPKGFGSENNNALKMALPGEGEEGIKQFVLDTVLSAGGKPCPPIVVGVGIGGSSDMALKLAKKALLRKVGEHHPEERMAHLEREMLEMVNATGIGPMGLGGKTTALDVKIEYADTHTAGLPIGVCIQCWAARRATGTLKTE